In the Solibacillus sp. FSL K6-1523 genome, one interval contains:
- a CDS encoding helix-turn-helix transcriptional regulator produces MLNKVKNCRNDAGLTQKQLAELVSVSQRTIISLEKGQYKPSIMLAYRLACVFKTTVEDLFCLEENNKMEVSQFEDL; encoded by the coding sequence CTGTTAAACAAAGTAAAAAATTGTAGAAATGATGCAGGGTTAACCCAAAAACAATTAGCAGAGTTAGTATCGGTATCCCAACGTACAATCATCTCATTAGAAAAAGGACAATATAAGCCGTCTATTATGTTGGCATATCGACTAGCTTGTGTATTTAAAACAACTGTTGAAGATTTATTTTGTTTAGAAGAAAATAATAAAATGGAGGTTTCGCAATTTGAGGATTTATAG
- a CDS encoding DUF3888 domain-containing protein yields the protein MEKEIINYYGYLKQFEDTKVLSITNELGDYIAKVQVTTFEHAHDPPNGKETMTFNISPFGVKTMSFQHGGDQLEKDINKFYKATLSDIKHWFQLKLDAYTSYTFNQLKYQAEINDDFNSLYTIANEIAINILVPERKIPNKNIIDLVTFINGDTG from the coding sequence ATTGAGAAAGAAATTATTAATTATTACGGCTATCTTAAACAATTTGAGGATACTAAAGTTTTGAGTATTACAAATGAACTCGGCGACTATATTGCAAAAGTCCAAGTCACAACGTTCGAACATGCACACGATCCGCCTAACGGTAAGGAAACAATGACTTTTAATATTAGTCCGTTTGGGGTTAAAACGATGAGCTTTCAACATGGAGGGGATCAACTAGAAAAGGATATCAACAAATTTTACAAAGCGACACTTTCGGACATAAAGCATTGGTTCCAGTTGAAATTGGATGCCTATACCTCTTACACTTTCAATCAATTGAAGTACCAAGCAGAAATTAATGATGATTTTAATTCTCTTTATACCATCGCAAATGAAATAGCAATCAACATATTGGTTCCTGAAAGAAAGATACCGAACAAAAATATAATTGACCTTGTAACTTTTATAAATGGCGACACAGGCTAA
- a CDS encoding DUF418 domain-containing protein, with protein sequence MEPIDLNKRIHTLDYLRGFALLGIILVNIPGLLRIDLPQTSVDIAYNNILTLFVEGKFFSIFSFLFGLGFYIFLTRAKAKNEKAYLFFIRRIVILLLIGIVHMYFQPGEALTLYAIFGLIALPFYKVRKEINVVIGLIILGATAYLGLKIAMPFPLILLGLAAGQYRIFEKIEENRKKIIIFTIVMFGISLVGWFYQWKYAPDAYLPLDNLSEEQLANHVEKITNFPLIGMQISPFVSAFYVGTLVILLQHPLIQKLFSPLREYGRMALTNYLGQTALILLIGNALDLISNINLISSLWICVGIYILQLLFSKIWLKFFRLGPIEWLWRMGTYWSVPQLLKTKSKNSN encoded by the coding sequence ATGGAACCAATTGATTTAAACAAACGAATCCATACTTTGGATTATTTAAGAGGATTTGCACTATTAGGAATTATACTAGTAAATATTCCAGGACTTCTGCGAATTGATTTACCACAAACATCAGTAGACATCGCATACAATAACATTTTAACTCTCTTTGTAGAAGGTAAATTTTTCTCTATTTTTTCATTTTTATTTGGATTAGGTTTTTATATTTTTTTAACACGTGCGAAGGCTAAAAATGAAAAGGCATATTTATTCTTCATAAGAAGAATCGTTATTTTATTATTAATAGGAATTGTGCATATGTATTTCCAACCAGGTGAAGCGTTAACACTTTATGCTATATTTGGCCTAATTGCTTTACCATTTTATAAAGTGCGTAAAGAAATAAATGTAGTCATAGGTCTTATTATTTTAGGAGCAACTGCTTACCTAGGTTTAAAAATAGCGATGCCATTCCCGTTGATTTTACTGGGACTAGCAGCAGGACAGTATCGAATATTTGAAAAAATTGAAGAAAACCGAAAAAAGATCATCATATTTACAATCGTTATGTTCGGTATAAGTTTAGTTGGTTGGTTTTATCAATGGAAATATGCACCAGATGCTTACTTACCACTTGATAATTTGTCGGAGGAACAGTTAGCTAATCACGTAGAAAAAATAACTAACTTCCCATTAATCGGAATGCAAATCAGTCCATTTGTTTCGGCATTCTATGTAGGGACATTAGTGATATTGCTTCAACATCCGTTGATTCAAAAACTGTTTTCCCCATTAAGAGAGTATGGGCGAATGGCTTTAACAAACTATTTAGGACAAACTGCACTAATTTTATTGATTGGAAATGCATTAGACTTAATTTCGAACATCAATTTAATTTCCTCTCTCTGGATTTGTGTAGGAATTTACATTTTGCAATTACTATTTAGTAAGATTTGGTTGAAATTCTTTAGACTTGGACCGATTGAATGGCTATGGAGGATGGGAACCTATTGGAGTGTTCCACAGCTATTAAAAACGAAATCAAAAAATAGTAATTAG
- a CDS encoding GNAT family N-acetyltransferase: protein MNIRPMILEDTSKLGDLMNYLGYPSTNLKVQERLNSILNLPDYQTYVAEFNGELVGFVGMCKQIAYEFDGPYVRVLALVVHGEFRRKNIGQSLMLAVEDWAKKNHCTVITLNSGNREERIAAHRFYENLGYTGKSTGFSKSLINN, encoded by the coding sequence ATGAATATCCGTCCAATGATATTAGAAGATACTTCAAAGTTAGGTGATTTAATGAATTATCTTGGTTATCCATCTACAAATTTAAAAGTTCAAGAAAGACTTAATAGCATTTTAAACTTGCCAGATTATCAAACATACGTTGCTGAATTTAACGGCGAGTTAGTTGGTTTCGTGGGGATGTGTAAGCAAATTGCATATGAATTTGATGGGCCCTATGTGAGAGTTTTAGCGCTAGTAGTTCACGGAGAATTTCGTAGGAAAAATATTGGGCAAAGTCTTATGTTGGCAGTTGAAGATTGGGCAAAAAAGAATCATTGTACAGTAATTACGTTAAACAGTGGAAATAGAGAAGAACGAATCGCTGCGCATAGATTTTATGAAAATTTAGGATACACAGGGAAAAGTACGGGTTTTAGTAAAAGTTTAATCAATAATTAA
- a CDS encoding RrF2 family transcriptional regulator, whose translation MKYSVMVEYALHSLVYLIDVPSNESIGIRELSEFQGLSETYLSKVFGKLSKAGIVSSVPGVKGGYKLAKAPEEISFLDVIIAVEGAKPIFQCQNILKNNLMYADKEKCAPCTTGNSSCTINLVMLEAEQQMNKFLSSKTIAWLNEELDQVLSKEIREGSREYFKKK comes from the coding sequence ATGAAGTATAGCGTAATGGTTGAATATGCTTTACATAGCCTTGTTTATTTAATTGATGTTCCTTCAAATGAAAGCATTGGAATAAGAGAGCTTTCGGAATTTCAAGGATTATCAGAGACCTATTTATCGAAAGTTTTTGGTAAATTATCTAAGGCTGGTATCGTAAGTTCTGTCCCTGGAGTAAAAGGGGGATACAAATTGGCAAAAGCTCCTGAAGAAATCTCATTTTTGGATGTAATAATTGCGGTAGAAGGAGCTAAACCGATTTTTCAGTGCCAAAATATTTTAAAGAATAACCTTATGTATGCAGATAAGGAAAAATGCGCTCCATGTACGACAGGTAATTCCTCTTGTACGATTAATTTAGTAATGCTTGAGGCAGAACAGCAAATGAATAAGTTTCTAAGCAGTAAGACGATTGCATGGTTGAACGAAGAACTTGATCAAGTCTTATCGAAAGAGATAAGGGAAGGTTCTCGGGAATATTTTAAGAAGAAGTGA
- a CDS encoding FMN-dependent NADH-azoreductase, whose translation MSKLLVINAHPIVDSTSSVSLNVLNHFMKTYKELHADDEMIEQINLYSEEVPMIDETVLTAWEKLRLGQELTSQEQEITARMNEILKQFKSANKYVIAYPLHNFNISSQLKAYMDNILIAKETFKYTDTGSVGLLKDGRSIVVIQGSGAIYTNNDWYTEVEYSHKYLKSMFNFIGIEDYTIIRVQGTDLLGADRDKILQKGYVEAENIAAELAEK comes from the coding sequence ATGAGTAAACTTCTTGTTATAAACGCACATCCAATAGTTGATTCAACTTCTTCAGTAAGTCTAAATGTCCTGAATCACTTCATGAAAACCTATAAAGAGCTTCATGCTGATGATGAGATGATCGAACAAATTAACTTATACAGTGAGGAAGTGCCTATGATAGATGAAACGGTGCTAACTGCATGGGAGAAATTAAGACTCGGCCAAGAACTGACTAGCCAAGAGCAAGAAATCACTGCGCGTATGAATGAGATATTAAAACAATTTAAAAGTGCAAATAAGTATGTGATTGCTTATCCACTGCATAACTTTAATATTTCATCACAGTTAAAAGCCTATATGGACAATATTCTAATTGCAAAGGAAACTTTTAAATATACGGACACAGGATCAGTTGGGTTACTAAAAGACGGCAGAAGTATAGTTGTGATACAAGGAAGTGGCGCCATCTATACGAATAATGACTGGTATACCGAAGTTGAATATTCGCATAAATACTTAAAGTCCATGTTCAATTTTATCGGAATTGAAGATTACACTATCATTCGGGTACAAGGAACTGATTTACTCGGTGCTGATAGAGATAAGATTTTACAAAAGGGATATGTAGAAGCTGAAAATATTGCTGCTGAATTAGCAGAGAAATAA
- a CDS encoding DUF3888 domain-containing protein: MRKIPVIITIVLLSIHINKYQAIAEKTDAPNEQPDYKLIYDTLLTTLDPSIEKEIINYYGYVKQYGLYDAKILSIERHEGQFGFIVKVQVTTFEHAHDPPNGKEIMISEIDPSGVKTISFQHEGDQLEKDINEFYKVTLSDIKKSFQLNLDTYTSYIYNQLQYQAEINDEFKSLFAIAEEIAINILIPERKIPNKNVIDPVTFINGDTGYLLFKKSDGTNVMYKLQKKDGSWIVTDKKSKQGKKMDDKIPWYI, encoded by the coding sequence GTGAGGAAAATACCGGTAATTATAACTATTGTTCTTCTTAGTATCCATATTAATAAATATCAAGCCATTGCGGAAAAAACTGATGCGCCAAATGAGCAGCCTGATTATAAACTTATTTATGATACGTTGCTAACAACCCTTGACCCATCCATAGAAAAGGAAATTATTAATTATTACGGTTATGTTAAGCAATATGGATTGTATGATGCTAAAATTCTGAGTATCGAGAGGCATGAGGGGCAGTTTGGCTTTATTGTAAAGGTCCAAGTTACTACGTTCGAACATGCACATGATCCACCTAATGGTAAGGAAATAATGATTTCCGAAATAGATCCATCTGGTGTTAAAACGATTAGCTTTCAACATGAGGGGGATCAATTAGAAAAGGATATCAACGAATTTTATAAAGTGACACTTTCAGATATAAAAAAGTCGTTCCAGTTGAATTTGGATACCTATACCTCTTACATATACAACCAATTGCAGTACCAAGCAGAAATAAATGATGAATTTAAATCTCTTTTTGCCATTGCAGAGGAAATAGCAATCAACATATTGATTCCTGAAAGAAAAATACCGAACAAAAATGTGATTGACCCTGTAACCTTTATCAATGGCGACACAGGCTATTTGTTATTTAAAAAGTCGGACGGGACCAATGTAATGTATAAGTTACAAAAGAAAGATGGTAGTTGGATTGTTACGGATAAAAAGAGTAAGCAAGGAAAGAAAATGGATGATAAAATACCGTGGTATATATAG
- a CDS encoding DUF6688 domain-containing protein, with amino-acid sequence MVLILLFILISVPLYTLFRIVKSFMRKANWESAKVKAIDSYLAMFIYCLLLFGFFLNGNGVAGGERLRIFSHNGLKINGYASIANEYIASVIILLTLGLFAFWIISFNDKSLSPVMYVISSTLIISNILFAIAYLTHTGFSHEGEEFLVFFLQISFLSLIFLYSARLKDSLNQFIDSQNEKENEYNNKFLLFLYKISNNYRNMSKLWAICLFPVLVIIQLILVLFGQRPDSFIRVFLETSSFNYSNIPAPKPEIVEGDGHYLCTVSAKGHKKLVKPIRAGIRRGARIPVNRQLLIANAFENILEQYMPTFHKSIRNFYDQYGYPISKHINSKWSADVIYLLMKPLEWFFLVVLYTVDKNPENRISMQYSELRK; translated from the coding sequence ATGGTACTAATACTTTTATTTATTTTAATTTCAGTTCCCTTATATACTTTATTTAGAATAGTTAAGAGTTTTATGAGGAAGGCGAACTGGGAATCGGCCAAAGTTAAAGCAATTGATTCCTATTTGGCCATGTTTATTTATTGTTTATTATTATTTGGCTTTTTTCTAAATGGTAATGGCGTGGCTGGTGGTGAGCGATTGCGTATTTTTTCACATAATGGCCTTAAGATAAATGGATATGCTTCGATTGCCAATGAATATATAGCATCCGTAATTATCTTATTGACATTGGGTCTGTTTGCCTTTTGGATCATAAGTTTTAACGATAAGTCTCTTTCCCCGGTTATGTATGTAATATCAAGTACGTTAATTATTTCGAATATCCTATTTGCAATTGCCTATCTCACGCATACAGGCTTTTCACATGAAGGGGAAGAATTTTTGGTCTTCTTTTTGCAAATTAGTTTTTTATCTCTAATATTTTTATATAGCGCAAGGCTGAAGGATTCCCTGAACCAATTTATTGATAGTCAGAATGAAAAAGAGAATGAATACAACAATAAATTTCTGTTATTTCTCTATAAAATATCTAATAACTATCGGAATATGTCTAAGCTATGGGCAATCTGTCTTTTTCCAGTTCTAGTAATTATCCAGCTAATTTTGGTCCTATTCGGTCAACGTCCAGATAGCTTTATCCGAGTGTTCCTTGAAACGAGCTCTTTCAATTATTCGAATATCCCTGCGCCAAAACCAGAAATCGTAGAGGGGGATGGGCATTATTTGTGTACGGTCTCTGCTAAAGGGCATAAAAAATTGGTTAAACCAATTAGAGCGGGCATTAGAAGAGGGGCAAGAATCCCCGTGAACCGCCAGCTGCTAATTGCGAATGCATTTGAAAATATTTTAGAACAATATATGCCAACCTTTCATAAATCCATCCGAAACTTTTACGATCAATATGGCTATCCAATAAGTAAGCATATCAATTCAAAATGGTCTGCGGATGTCATCTATCTTTTAATGAAGCCTTTAGAATGGTTCTTCCTTGTTGTGCTCTATACAGTAGACAAAAATCCAGAAAATAGAATTTCAATGCAATATAGTGAATTGCGGAAATGA
- a CDS encoding IS3 family transposase (programmed frameshift), with amino-acid sequence MGRRVSYPAEVKIKAIEMRLAGIPVKEILEELKIKNKSQLMIWMRWYKAGETQRLHQPVGKQYSYGKGPEYDSEEARLQAENLYLKQQIEVLKKYGRIGEEVVGLVFVDLVERLKGFMSIQSICVHMGVARASYYRWRKNTGNTSKKAERDQAIGEACATHKYRYGYRKIAALFSGISEKTIQKVMQKYNWSCRVKVKKRKRTGQPSKVADNTLNRDFNATAPLQKLVTDITYLPFGQSMLYLSSIMDLYNGEIIAYTIGSTQDTEFVLETLDQLKQLPKGVILHSDQGSVYTSYDYQKEVKEKGITMSMSRKGTPADNSPIETFHSSLKSETFYLDDIHSTTNACVIRIVEEYINYYNNTRIQTKLNNLSPVKYRQQVA; translated from the exons ATGGGAAGAAGAGTAAGTTATCCAGCTGAAGTTAAAATTAAAGCAATTGAAATGAGATTAGCAGGTATTCCAGTTAAGGAAATACTAGAGGAATTAAAAATTAAGAATAAATCACAATTAATGATTTGGATGCGATGGTATAAAGCAGGAGAAACTCAGCGATTGCATCAACCGGTAGGAAAGCAATATTCCTACGGAAAAGGGCCAGAATATGACTCTGAGGAAGCTCGTTTACAAGCTGAAAATCTTTATCTTAAACAACAAATCGAAGTTTTAAAAAAGTATG GTAGAATTGGAGAGGAAGTGGTTGGGCTAGTATTCGTAGATTTAGTGGAAAGATTGAAAGGATTTATGTCAATTCAATCGATTTGTGTGCATATGGGTGTAGCACGTGCGTCCTATTATCGTTGGCGAAAGAATACCGGGAATACTTCTAAAAAAGCCGAGCGAGATCAGGCGATTGGTGAAGCTTGTGCAACCCATAAATATCGTTATGGTTATCGGAAAATAGCAGCCTTATTCTCTGGAATCAGTGAAAAGACTATCCAAAAAGTGATGCAGAAATATAATTGGTCATGTCGGGTAAAAGTGAAAAAGCGTAAACGGACTGGTCAACCATCTAAAGTAGCTGATAACACGTTAAACCGTGACTTTAACGCAACAGCTCCTTTACAAAAGCTCGTAACCGATATTACTTACTTGCCTTTTGGACAGTCGATGTTATATCTTTCAAGCATTATGGATTTGTATAATGGGGAAATCATCGCGTATACAATTGGTTCAACACAAGATACAGAGTTTGTCTTAGAAACGCTTGACCAGCTTAAACAATTGCCAAAAGGCGTCATCTTGCATAGTGATCAAGGTTCTGTATATACGTCTTACGATTATCAAAAAGAAGTGAAAGAAAAAGGAATTACCATGAGTATGTCTCGTAAAGGCACACCAGCGGATAATTCCCCAATCGAAACGTTTCACTCCTCGCTAAAGTCAGAAACGTTTTATCTTGACGACATACACAGCACGACTAATGCATGTGTAATTCGTATCGTCGAAGAATATATAAATTATTATAATAATACCCGTATCCAAACGAAACTAAACAACCTGTCACCGGTAAAATACCGACAACAGGTTGCTTAA
- a CDS encoding RidA family protein — protein MKYFRNPKEIHPPVAPYVHQIEVTGPNRWLTLSGQLGMEADGTIPKDPIDQMRLALDNIKKNLEAANMEIHDLTKLVFYLVGKFDADQRRKVISDFLGNHLPCTTMIYVVALAAPTFKIEIDAWACKED, from the coding sequence ATGAAATATTTTAGAAACCCAAAAGAAATCCACCCACCAGTTGCCCCTTATGTACACCAAATTGAAGTAACAGGACCAAATAGATGGTTAACACTGTCTGGACAATTAGGTATGGAGGCAGATGGAACAATTCCAAAAGATCCAATAGACCAAATGAGGTTAGCTCTAGATAACATTAAAAAAAATCTTGAAGCAGCTAACATGGAGATACATGATTTAACTAAATTAGTATTTTATTTAGTTGGAAAGTTTGATGCAGACCAAAGAAGAAAAGTTATAAGTGATTTTCTCGGCAATCATCTTCCTTGTACGACCATGATCTATGTAGTTGCACTTGCTGCCCCTACCTTTAAAATAGAGATTGATGCTTGGGCATGCAAAGAAGATTAA
- a CDS encoding M15 family metallopeptidase translates to MNISPEVIRNRQILAHALQSVGFVNYFSEWWHWSYGDKCWAA, encoded by the coding sequence ATAAATATCTCTCCAGAAGTCATACGAAATCGTCAAATCTTAGCACATGCTCTTCAGTCTGTTGGATTTGTTAACTATTTTTCAGAATGGTGGCACTGGTCATATGGTGATAAATGTTGGGCTGCATGA
- a CDS encoding GNAT family N-acetyltransferase — protein MKSIKLIVPTLAYKQQLTAYRDSFPNSPNGIEGSSQLVLANSIEEWLFQVENNRLWDTVQEGWMPSEQYIAVDIRKNEIVGMLNFRRELNEHLLNYIGHVGYSIAPSKRRQGLGTIMLELVLIEAKKFGLERMLVTCTDDNIASAGVIENNGGVLEDKRVDPGDQKLTGRYWITL, from the coding sequence ATGAAATCTATTAAACTAATTGTACCAACACTTGCGTATAAACAGCAATTAACAGCTTATAGAGATTCATTTCCAAACAGTCCAAATGGGATTGAAGGCAGTTCTCAACTTGTTTTAGCGAATAGTATAGAAGAGTGGCTTTTTCAAGTTGAAAATAATCGACTTTGGGATACGGTGCAAGAAGGTTGGATGCCATCAGAACAGTATATTGCAGTTGATATAAGAAAAAATGAAATTGTGGGAATGCTCAATTTCCGAAGAGAATTAAATGAGCATTTATTAAATTATATTGGTCATGTTGGTTATTCGATTGCGCCCAGCAAAAGACGGCAAGGGTTAGGTACGATAATGTTAGAACTTGTTTTAATCGAAGCAAAAAAATTTGGATTAGAACGGATGCTTGTAACATGCACAGATGATAATATTGCTTCAGCTGGAGTAATAGAAAATAACGGTGGGGTATTAGAAGATAAACGTGTGGATCCTGGTGACCAAAAGTTAACTGGGAGATATTGGATTACATTATAA
- a CDS encoding GNAT family N-acetyltransferase, with translation MYKDQNLIIRPIEETDFRRIWELEFKEEKPIWKKWNAPYYPHETKSFDEFIHIGRGWMNQSNVWAVEVDGVLCGTVSYYWEHEPSKWLEMGILFYEGGNWGKGLGTRTLKLWIDHLFNTMPLVRVGFTTWSGNERMIRVGEKLGMQMEARIRKVRYYEGHYYDSIRMGILREEWEG, from the coding sequence TTGTACAAAGACCAGAATTTAATAATCCGACCAATAGAAGAAACGGATTTCCGTCGTATTTGGGAATTAGAATTTAAAGAAGAGAAACCAATTTGGAAGAAATGGAATGCACCTTATTATCCACATGAAACCAAATCTTTCGATGAGTTTATACATATAGGCAGAGGTTGGATGAATCAATCAAATGTTTGGGCGGTTGAAGTTGATGGTGTTTTGTGTGGAACCGTGTCTTATTACTGGGAACATGAACCATCGAAATGGTTGGAAATGGGGATTCTTTTTTACGAAGGTGGAAATTGGGGGAAGGGGCTCGGCACTCGTACTTTAAAACTTTGGATTGATCATTTATTCAATACGATGCCTTTAGTTCGTGTTGGATTTACTACGTGGTCTGGAAATGAGCGGATGATTCGCGTAGGTGAAAAATTGGGAATGCAAATGGAAGCGCGTATACGCAAAGTTCGTTATTATGAAGGGCATTACTATGATTCGATTAGAATGGGGATTTTACGAGAGGAATGGGAAGGATAG
- a CDS encoding cytochrome C biogenesis protein produces MNITTVKVEILLPETFIESIRNQLNALGILTIGNYDHVISYTETKGYWRPLDESSPYSGERNKISFGSECKLEFTCEYLKIHETLKIIKDIHPYEEPIINIIPLLDS; encoded by the coding sequence ATGAATATCACTACAGTAAAAGTAGAAATTTTACTACCAGAAACTTTTATAGAAAGCATAAGAAATCAATTAAATGCTCTTGGTATATTAACCATTGGAAATTATGACCATGTTATATCTTATACGGAAACTAAAGGTTATTGGAGACCTCTTGATGAATCCAGTCCTTACAGTGGGGAAAGAAATAAAATTTCATTTGGTTCGGAATGTAAATTAGAATTCACATGTGAGTACTTGAAGATACATGAAACTTTAAAAATAATTAAAGACATCCATCCATATGAAGAACCTATCATTAATATTATTCCGCTATTAGATAGTTAA